A stretch of the Hippocampus zosterae strain Florida chromosome 18, ASM2543408v3, whole genome shotgun sequence genome encodes the following:
- the LOC127591499 gene encoding relaxin-3-like yields MFLRLAICVLLSALVVYGDAQPQTISRALLPREYGVKLCGREFIRAVIFTCGGSRWKRLIDADYESFYRSPRGDVTKKSQQLTSHTRNLLPRRTSSTSSVFSPTSLADSLTLRAASSKSDERDTSNVFGALTRARWRRRRRFSQGVAGVCCIEGCTKYDIGGLC; encoded by the exons ATGTTTTTGAGACTCGCCATATGCGTGTTGCTGTCGGCGCTGGTCGTGTACGGCGACGCGCAGCCTCAAACCATCAGCAGAGCGCTCCTGCCCAGGGAGTACGGAGTCAAGCTATGCGGCAGGGAGTTCATACGAGCTGTTATTTTCACCTGCGGAGGCTCCCGTTGGAAGCGACTCATCGACGCAGACTATG AATCTTTCTATCGGAGTCCCCGCGGTGACGTCACGAAAAAGAGCCAGCAGCTCACGTCCCACACCCGGAACCTTCTTCCCCGGCGCacatcctccacctcctccgtaTTTTCTCCAACTTCCCTGGCGGACAGCTTAACCCTTCGCGCTGCTTCAAGCAAAAGTGACGAGCGCGACACGTCCAACGTTTTTGGTGCGCTGACTCGAGCACGGTGGCGGAGGCGGAGGCGCTTTTCTCAGGGTGTAGCGGGTGTTTGCTGCATTGAAGGCTGTACGAAGTATGATATTGGAGGCTTATGTTGA
- the plgrkt gene encoding plasminogen receptor (KT), with protein MGFLLSKSMDANLKKQQEFMLHNSRLQLERQMMMQNQMRERQMAMQIAWSREFIKYFGTFFVVASTGLTVGALKRKKPAMLAPILPLGFILAYQMDNAYGTLIHRIRGEAEGIMVSENDRLDLPHGMPTFDSIEKARRAKSNLASFLER; from the exons ATGGGCTTTCTTCTCTCCAAATCCATGGATGCAAACTTGAAAAAACAGCAAGAGTTCATGCTTCACAACTCCAGGCTACAG CTGGAGCGTCAGATGATGATGCAGAACCAGATGAGGGAGCGACAGATGGCCATGCAGATCGCCTGGTCAAGGGAGTTCATCAAGTACTTCGGTACATTCTTCGTGGTGGCCTCCACTGGCTTAACCGTGGG tgccttaaaaagaaagaaaccagCCATGTTGGCCCCGATCTTGCCACTCGGCTTCATCTTAGCCTATCAAATGGACAACGCCTATGGGACACTTATTCACCGAATTCGAG GGGAGGCCGAGGGTATCATGGTGTCTGAAAATGACCGTCTGGACTTGCCTCATGGGATGCCAACCTTCGATAGCATAGAGAAGGCCCGACGCGCTAAAAGCAACTTGGCCTCTTTCTTGGAGAGATAA